Proteins from one Loktanella sp. M215 genomic window:
- a CDS encoding F0F1 ATP synthase subunit C: MEGDIASMGQFLGAGLAGIGTGLAALGVGNVAGNYLAGALRNPSAAASQTATLFIGLAFAEALGIFSFLIALLLMFAA; this comes from the coding sequence ATGGAAGGCGATATCGCAAGCATGGGTCAATTCCTCGGTGCCGGCCTCGCAGGCATCGGTACCGGTCTGGCGGCTCTGGGTGTCGGCAACGTTGCCGGCAACTATCTGGCCGGCGCGCTGCGCAACCCCTCTGCCGCTGCTTCGCAGACCGCGACGCTGTTCATCGGCCTGGCCTTCGCAGAAGCCCTGGGGATCTTCTCGTTCCTCATCGCGCTGCTGCTGATGTTCGCAGCCTAA
- a CDS encoding F0F1 ATP synthase subunit A — translation MSADTVGAADAAVAHGAEAAHDAGGLVFHPLDQFLVRPIFGEGGIFHPTMPVPEIHWYTPTNVTLWLALAVLCVVLLFVVGSRGRATIPTRTQSVAELFYGFTHKMVEDVCGKEGLKYFPYVMTLFVFILFANFLGLIPLSFATTSHIAVTAVLGFGVFFGVTILGFVLNGPSFLKLFWMSEAPLFLRPIIAVIELISYFVRPVSHSVRLAGNITAGHAVMKVFAAFAGLAIVSPLSVVAITAIYGLEVLVAGIQAYVFAILTCVYLKDALHPAH, via the coding sequence ATGAGCGCCGACACGGTCGGTGCCGCAGACGCAGCCGTGGCCCACGGTGCGGAAGCCGCACATGACGCCGGCGGCCTTGTCTTTCACCCGCTGGATCAGTTCCTCGTCCGCCCGATCTTTGGCGAAGGCGGCATCTTTCATCCCACCATGCCGGTGCCCGAAATTCATTGGTACACCCCGACCAACGTGACGCTCTGGCTGGCTCTCGCCGTGCTGTGCGTCGTGCTGCTGTTCGTCGTAGGGTCCCGTGGCCGCGCCACGATCCCGACCCGCACCCAGTCGGTCGCGGAACTGTTCTACGGCTTCACCCACAAGATGGTCGAAGACGTCTGCGGCAAAGAGGGGCTGAAGTATTTCCCTTATGTCATGACGCTGTTCGTCTTCATCCTCTTCGCCAACTTCCTTGGCCTGATCCCGCTGTCCTTCGCCACCACCAGCCACATCGCGGTCACCGCGGTTCTGGGTTTCGGCGTGTTCTTCGGCGTGACGATCCTTGGCTTCGTGCTGAACGGTCCGTCCTTCCTGAAACTCTTCTGGATGTCCGAAGCGCCGCTGTTCCTGCGCCCCATCATCGCCGTGATCGAGCTGATTTCCTACTTCGTGCGCCCCGTCAGCCACTCCGTCCGTCTGGCCGGTAACATCACTGCCGGTCACGCCGTGATGAAGGTCTTCGCGGCCTTCGCAGGCCTCGCCATCGTCAGCCCGCTGTCGGTCGTAGCGATCACCGCGATCTACGGTCTGGAGGTCCTCGTGGCCGGTATTCAGGCCTACGTCTTTGCCATTCTGACCTGTGTCTACCTCAAGGATGCGCTGCATCCGGCCCACTAG
- a CDS encoding AtpZ/AtpI family protein: MSDSPDPDDPAARLKALEEKLASRRTTAQVDAPKDGHYQGQLAWRMVIELVAGLGIGFGIGYSLDRFFGTLPVFLVIFVLFGLAAGIKTMLRSAEEVQKKQLAGQAGPTAKNEGETRG; this comes from the coding sequence GTGTCAGACAGCCCGGACCCAGACGATCCCGCCGCCCGTCTCAAGGCGCTCGAGGAGAAGCTGGCCTCCCGCAGGACGACGGCACAGGTCGATGCTCCGAAGGACGGTCACTATCAGGGTCAGCTGGCCTGGCGCATGGTGATCGAGCTTGTGGCCGGTCTCGGGATCGGTTTCGGCATCGGATACAGTCTGGATCGGTTCTTCGGAACCCTTCCGGTCTTTCTGGTGATTTTCGTCCTGTTCGGCCTCGCAGCCGGGATCAAGACCATGCTGCGATCGGCCGAAGAAGTGCAGAAGAAACAGCTGGCGGGCCAAGCGGGGCCGACTGCCAAGAACGAGGGTGAAACACGTGGCTAG
- a CDS encoding ArsR/SmtB family transcription factor: protein MTSDLDSTFSALADPTRRAILAMLLEDDMAVTDVAEPFQMSLAAISKHLGVLTAAGLISQEKRGRVKWCKLEPDALRDAAVWMQGFGQIAGLDLDAFEAFLQQERLDT from the coding sequence ATGACATCGGATCTGGACAGCACATTTTCGGCCCTTGCGGACCCGACCCGGCGGGCGATCCTTGCCATGCTGCTGGAAGACGACATGGCGGTGACCGACGTGGCCGAACCGTTCCAGATGTCGCTGGCGGCGATTTCGAAACATCTGGGGGTGCTGACGGCGGCTGGCCTGATCTCTCAGGAAAAGCGGGGGCGGGTGAAGTGGTGCAAGCTGGAACCTGACGCCCTGCGCGACGCAGCGGTGTGGATGCAGGGGTTCGGCCAGATCGCGGGCCTTGATCTGGATGCCTTTGAGGCGTTTTTGCAGCAAGAGCGGCTGGACACATGA
- a CDS encoding DMT family transporter has translation MDFKALFMGFAFAAMWSSAFTSAHVIVAYAPPLTALSLRFLISGLLGCAIALALGQSFRLTRRQWTGVLVFGLCQNALYLGLNFVAMQTVQASLAAIIASTMPLLVALSGWLIFGTKVRPLGIAGLVAGVVGVSLIMGARLTGGTDVMGLLLLIVGVVALTAATLAVMGASSGGNVLAIVGLQLLVGSVLTAIPAILTEPFVVDWNAHLIIAFFYTTLVPGLAATWVWFLLVGRIGAVRASTFHFLNPFLGVLIAAGFLGERIGPLDVVGVIIIAGGILAVQLSKQTTASP, from the coding sequence ATGGATTTCAAGGCTTTGTTCATGGGCTTCGCCTTTGCGGCGATGTGGTCTTCGGCCTTCACCTCGGCGCATGTCATCGTGGCATACGCGCCACCGTTGACGGCGCTGTCCCTGCGGTTCCTGATCTCTGGCCTGCTGGGCTGCGCCATCGCCTTGGCGCTGGGCCAGTCGTTCCGCCTGACGCGCCGCCAGTGGACTGGCGTGCTCGTCTTCGGGCTTTGCCAGAACGCGCTTTACCTCGGGCTGAACTTCGTCGCGATGCAGACGGTGCAGGCCTCGCTCGCCGCGATCATCGCCTCGACCATGCCGCTGCTGGTGGCGCTGTCCGGCTGGCTGATCTTCGGCACGAAGGTGCGGCCTCTGGGCATCGCCGGTCTGGTCGCCGGCGTCGTGGGCGTGTCGCTGATCATGGGCGCGCGGCTGACGGGCGGCACGGATGTCATGGGTCTGCTGCTGCTGATCGTCGGTGTCGTGGCACTGACGGCGGCGACGCTGGCGGTGATGGGCGCCTCGTCTGGGGGCAACGTGCTGGCCATCGTGGGCCTGCAACTGCTGGTCGGGTCCGTCCTGACGGCGATCCCGGCCATCCTGACAGAACCTTTCGTCGTGGACTGGAACGCCCATCTGATCATCGCCTTCTTCTATACCACGCTGGTCCCGGGACTGGCGGCCACCTGGGTCTGGTTCCTGCTGGTCGGCCGGATCGGCGCCGTCCGCGCCAGCACGTTTCACTTCCTGAACCCGTTCCTCGGCGTGCTGATCGCCGCAGGTTTTCTGGGCGAACGCATTGGGCCGCTGGACGTGGTGGGCGTCATCATCATCGCCGGCGGTATTCTGGCGGTCCAGCTGAGCAAGCAGACCACAGCATCACCCTAA
- a CDS encoding HU family DNA-binding protein → MATKPMTKAALVTALSEKTGMDKKSAGAALDAVTEIITDEVSGGGAVTLPGVGKIYCRERPERMVRNPATGEQMKKDADKVVKMTIAKALKDSVNG, encoded by the coding sequence ATGGCAACCAAACCGATGACCAAGGCCGCACTTGTGACGGCACTGTCGGAAAAGACCGGCATGGACAAGAAGTCCGCAGGTGCTGCACTGGACGCCGTGACCGAGATCATCACGGACGAAGTGTCCGGCGGCGGCGCAGTGACCCTGCCCGGTGTCGGCAAGATCTACTGCCGCGAGCGTCCCGAGCGGATGGTGCGCAACCCAGCCACCGGCGAGCAGATGAAGAAGGACGCCGACAAGGTCGTCAAGATGACCATTGCCAAGGCGCTGAAGGACAGCGTCAACGGCTGA
- a CDS encoding AMP nucleosidase codes for MTDIRALRCPDVPAPEIFDDAAAAVARLCALHDAATGFLTTHFSEVLRTGQSDASYRAYYPEIRLTTTSYAPTDSRLSFGHVPQPGTYSTTVTRPDLFRHYLEQQIGLLMQNHRVPVTIGASTTPMPVHFAVANDASVTVPQEGAADFHLRDIFDVPDLSTTHDDIVNGHGFLYPDGAAPLAPFTAQRVDYSLARLSHYTATDAAHFQNHVLFTNYQFYIEEFEAFARRMLADPDSGYTAFVGPGNQVITDADAVMHIPAKLPQMPTYHLKRRQGAGITLVNIGVGPSNAKTATDHIAVLRPHAWLMVGHCAGLRNSQRLGDFVLAHAYLREDHVLDDDLPVWVPIPALAEIQIALEDAVEAVTKLEGYELKRIMRTGTVATIDNRNWELRDHSGPVQRLSQSRAVALDMESATIAANGFRFRVPYGTLLCVSDKPLHGELKLPGMASDFYRTQVANHLMIGIRAMEALREMPLERIHSRKLRSFEETAFL; via the coding sequence ATGACCGATATCCGCGCCCTGCGCTGCCCCGATGTGCCCGCACCCGAAATCTTCGATGATGCCGCCGCTGCCGTCGCCCGTCTCTGTGCGCTTCACGATGCCGCGACCGGCTTTCTGACCACGCATTTCAGCGAGGTCCTGCGCACGGGGCAATCCGACGCGAGCTACCGCGCCTATTATCCCGAAATCCGCCTGACCACGACCAGTTATGCCCCAACCGACAGCCGCCTGTCCTTCGGTCACGTCCCGCAGCCCGGCACCTATTCCACCACCGTCACCCGGCCGGACCTGTTCCGCCACTACCTCGAACAGCAGATCGGCCTGTTGATGCAGAACCACCGGGTGCCGGTGACGATCGGTGCATCCACCACGCCCATGCCGGTGCATTTCGCCGTCGCCAACGACGCGAGCGTCACGGTCCCGCAGGAAGGGGCCGCCGATTTCCACCTGCGCGACATCTTCGATGTGCCCGACCTGTCCACGACCCACGACGACATCGTGAACGGTCACGGCTTCCTTTATCCCGACGGCGCCGCACCGCTGGCCCCCTTCACCGCACAGCGCGTGGACTACTCGCTCGCCCGGTTGTCGCATTACACCGCGACCGATGCGGCGCATTTCCAGAACCATGTCCTGTTCACAAACTACCAGTTCTATATCGAGGAGTTCGAGGCCTTCGCCCGCCGGATGCTGGCCGATCCCGACAGCGGCTATACCGCTTTCGTCGGGCCGGGCAATCAGGTCATCACGGATGCGGACGCCGTCATGCATATCCCGGCCAAGCTGCCGCAGATGCCGACCTATCACCTCAAGCGCAGGCAAGGCGCCGGCATCACGCTGGTCAACATCGGCGTCGGCCCGTCCAATGCCAAGACCGCGACCGACCACATCGCCGTCCTGCGCCCCCACGCCTGGCTGATGGTCGGGCACTGCGCCGGCCTGCGCAATTCGCAACGCCTGGGCGATTTCGTCCTCGCCCACGCCTACCTGCGCGAAGATCACGTCCTCGATGACGATCTGCCGGTCTGGGTGCCGATCCCCGCACTGGCGGAAATCCAGATCGCCCTCGAAGACGCGGTCGAGGCGGTGACCAAGCTGGAAGGCTACGAGCTGAAGCGGATCATGCGCACCGGCACTGTCGCCACGATCGACAACCGGAACTGGGAATTGCGCGACCACTCCGGCCCGGTGCAGCGCCTGTCGCAATCCCGCGCCGTGGCGCTCGACATGGAAAGTGCGACCATCGCCGCCAACGGATTCCGGTTCCGCGTGCCCTACGGCACCCTGCTCTGCGTCAGTGACAAGCCCCTGCACGGAGAGCTGAAGCTGCCCGGCATGGCCTCTGATTTCTATCGCACGCAGGTCGCGAACCACCTGATGATCGGCATCCGCGCGATGGAAGCGCTGCGCGAAATGCCGCTGGAACGCATCCACAGCCGCAAATTGCGTAGCTTTGAAGAGACAGCTTTCCTCTGA
- the ade gene encoding adenine deaminase: MSHHIPTWAETAPRLVAVAAGRSPADLVVHNVRLVNVQSREVLDGWQVAVAAGRFAYVGPDASHCIGAATQVIDGQGRYLIPGLCDAHMHIESGMLTPAEFAAAVIPHGTTSMFTDPHEIANVLGLAGVRMMHDEALMQPVNIFTQMPSCAPSAPGLETTGYEISAEDVAEAMQWPGIIGLGEMMNFPGVINGDAQMLAEMAATMRAGKTVGGHFASPDKGVPFHAYAAGGAADDHEGTAESDAIARVRQGMRSMMRLGSAWYDVESQITAVTERGLDPRNFILCTDDCMAGTLVNEGHMNRVVRHAIACGCDPVIALQMATINTATHFGLERELGSIAPGRRADMILTSDLVTLPIEHVIARGQTVAIDGKITVDCPHYDWPATARQTVHLGKVLDAQDFAVKAPEGANAVTAKVIGVVENQAPTKALTFELPVTEGRVQATGEVCQIALVERHRGTGGVTNGFVSGFGYTGRMAIASTVAHDSHHMIVVGTDRDMMAAAANRLGAVGGGITVWKDGAEIALVRLPIAGLMSDRPAAEVASDADAMVAAMADCGCTLHNAYMQHSLLALVVIPELRISDLGLVDVTAFKLTPLFEGPQ; this comes from the coding sequence ATGTCGCATCACATTCCCACCTGGGCCGAAACCGCCCCCCGCCTTGTTGCCGTGGCCGCTGGCCGCAGCCCCGCCGATCTGGTCGTGCACAACGTCCGTCTGGTCAACGTCCAAAGCCGCGAGGTGCTGGACGGCTGGCAGGTCGCCGTCGCGGCGGGGCGTTTCGCCTACGTCGGCCCCGACGCCAGCCACTGCATCGGCGCGGCGACGCAGGTCATCGACGGGCAGGGCCGCTACCTGATCCCCGGCCTGTGCGACGCGCATATGCACATCGAAAGCGGGATGCTGACGCCCGCCGAATTTGCCGCCGCTGTGATCCCCCATGGCACGACCAGCATGTTCACCGACCCGCACGAGATCGCCAACGTGCTTGGATTGGCGGGCGTGCGGATGATGCACGACGAGGCGCTGATGCAGCCCGTCAATATCTTCACCCAGATGCCGTCCTGCGCCCCATCTGCCCCCGGTCTGGAAACGACGGGGTATGAAATCAGTGCCGAAGACGTGGCCGAGGCGATGCAATGGCCCGGCATCATCGGCCTGGGCGAGATGATGAACTTCCCCGGTGTGATCAACGGCGACGCGCAGATGCTGGCCGAAATGGCAGCCACCATGCGCGCTGGCAAGACCGTGGGCGGCCATTTCGCCAGCCCCGACAAGGGCGTGCCCTTTCATGCCTACGCCGCCGGTGGGGCCGCCGACGATCACGAAGGCACCGCCGAATCCGACGCCATCGCCCGCGTGCGGCAGGGGATGCGCAGCATGATGCGGCTGGGATCGGCGTGGTATGACGTCGAAAGCCAGATCACCGCCGTGACCGAACGCGGCCTTGATCCGCGCAACTTCATCCTGTGCACCGACGATTGCATGGCGGGCACGCTGGTGAACGAAGGCCACATGAACCGCGTCGTGCGCCACGCGATTGCCTGCGGCTGCGACCCGGTGATCGCGCTCCAGATGGCGACGATCAACACCGCGACGCATTTCGGGCTGGAACGCGAACTGGGCAGCATCGCGCCGGGGCGGCGGGCTGACATGATCCTGACATCCGACCTTGTCACCCTCCCAATCGAGCATGTGATCGCGCGGGGACAGACGGTGGCAATCGACGGCAAGATCACGGTGGACTGCCCGCATTACGACTGGCCTGCCACAGCACGGCAGACCGTGCATCTGGGCAAGGTGCTCGACGCGCAGGACTTCGCGGTAAAGGCCCCCGAGGGCGCCAATGCCGTCACCGCCAAGGTCATCGGCGTCGTCGAAAATCAGGCCCCCACCAAGGCGCTGACGTTTGAGCTCCCCGTTACCGAAGGCCGCGTGCAGGCGACGGGAGAGGTCTGCCAGATCGCCCTCGTCGAACGCCACCGGGGGACGGGCGGCGTCACCAACGGCTTCGTCTCGGGCTTCGGTTACACCGGCCGCATGGCCATCGCCTCGACCGTGGCGCATGACAGCCACCACATGATCGTCGTCGGCACCGACCGGGACATGATGGCCGCCGCCGCGAACCGGCTGGGCGCTGTCGGCGGCGGTATCACCGTCTGGAAGGACGGGGCAGAGATCGCGCTGGTCCGCCTGCCCATCGCCGGCCTGATGTCCGACCGGCCAGCGGCAGAGGTCGCTTCCGACGCCGACGCGATGGTCGCCGCCATGGCCGACTGCGGCTGCACCCTGCACAACGCCTACATGCAGCATTCGCTGCTGGCCCTCGTCGTGATCCCGGAACTCAGGATCAGCGACCTCGGCCTCGTGGACGTCACCGCATTCAAACTCACCCCACTGTTCGAGGGCCCGCAATGA
- the tspO gene encoding tryptophan-rich sensory protein TspO — protein MSVTLFLIFLAATFAAGATGALFPTGEWYKRLNKPAWTPPNWAFPIMWTSIYLLISVAGARVAPLDGNQYAMAFWAAQIALNALWTPVFFGLRRLKGSLPIMACLWLAVLGATVTHFQLDFWAGLAFVPYFLWVTVAGALNFTVWRLNPDQKPLEIHKLP, from the coding sequence ATGTCCGTCACGCTGTTCCTGATCTTCCTCGCCGCGACCTTTGCCGCAGGCGCCACCGGCGCGCTGTTCCCGACGGGCGAGTGGTACAAGCGCCTGAACAAGCCTGCATGGACCCCGCCCAACTGGGCCTTCCCGATCATGTGGACCTCGATCTATCTGCTGATCTCGGTCGCGGGCGCGCGTGTGGCCCCGCTGGATGGCAACCAGTATGCCATGGCCTTCTGGGCCGCGCAGATCGCGTTGAACGCGCTGTGGACGCCGGTGTTCTTCGGGTTGCGCCGGCTGAAGGGGTCGCTGCCGATCATGGCCTGCCTCTGGCTCGCGGTGCTGGGGGCCACGGTCACGCATTTCCAGCTGGATTTCTGGGCCGGTCTGGCCTTCGTGCCCTATTTCCTGTGGGTTACCGTCGCGGGCGCGCTGAACTTTACCGTCTGGCGGCTGAACCCCGACCAGAAACCGCTGGAAATCCACAAACTGCCCTGA
- the crtB gene encoding 15-cis-phytoene synthase: protein MTAHGITPADLDHCRAMIRTGSLSFHAASRLLPAGVRDPALALYAFCRLADDEVDEGTDKASAVLRLRDRLDLAYAGRPRNAAEDRAFAAIVAAYDMPRALPDALLEGLAWDAQHRRYTTLSDVRAYSARVAAAVGAMMCVLMQVRCADTLARACDLGVAMQLTNIARDVGEDAREGRLYLPTDWLAREGLTEEAFLANPRPGPAQRRMVRQLLAEADHLYRRSEAGIAGLPRSARLGIWAARLIYDGIGGQVRRQGYDSISQRAHTSRLQKLVWIGQATGLTAATFLMPRPAVMYAPPLAEVAFLVDAAGRQTRPARRSTAVLDTLADLSRRETGHGQGRQSA, encoded by the coding sequence ATGACCGCACACGGCATCACCCCCGCCGACCTCGACCATTGCCGCGCGATGATCCGCACCGGGTCGCTGTCGTTTCACGCCGCCTCGCGCCTTTTGCCCGCAGGCGTCCGCGATCCGGCACTGGCGCTTTACGCCTTCTGCCGCCTCGCGGATGACGAGGTGGACGAGGGCACCGACAAGGCCAGCGCCGTGCTGCGGTTGCGGGACCGCCTCGACCTCGCCTACGCCGGGCGCCCCCGCAACGCGGCAGAGGATCGCGCCTTTGCCGCGATCGTCGCCGCCTACGACATGCCCCGCGCGCTACCCGATGCCCTGCTCGAAGGCCTCGCCTGGGACGCGCAGCATCGCCGCTACACCACGCTGTCCGACGTGCGCGCCTATTCCGCCCGCGTCGCGGCGGCTGTCGGGGCCATGATGTGCGTGCTGATGCAGGTGCGCTGCGCCGATACGCTGGCGCGCGCCTGTGACCTTGGCGTCGCCATGCAGTTGACCAACATCGCCCGCGACGTGGGCGAGGACGCGCGCGAAGGCCGCCTTTACCTGCCGACCGACTGGCTGGCCCGCGAAGGGCTGACCGAGGAGGCCTTTCTTGCGAACCCGCGCCCCGGCCCCGCGCAGCGCCGCATGGTCCGCCAACTGCTGGCCGAGGCCGACCACCTTTACCGCCGGTCAGAGGCCGGGATCGCGGGCCTGCCCCGGTCGGCCCGCCTTGGCATCTGGGCCGCGCGCTTGATCTATGACGGCATCGGCGGGCAGGTGCGGCGGCAGGGCTACGATTCGATCAGCCAGCGCGCCCATACGTCCCGCCTGCAGAAACTCGTCTGGATCGGGCAGGCGACGGGCCTGACCGCCGCGACCTTCCTGATGCCGCGCCCGGCCGTGATGTATGCCCCGCCACTGGCAGAGGTCGCTTTTCTGGTGGACGCCGCAGGCCGCCAGACGCGCCCCGCGCGCCGCTCGACCGCGGTGCTGGACACCCTTGCGGATCTGTCGCGGCGCGAGACGGGGCATGGACAGGGCCGCCAAAGCGCCTAG
- a CDS encoding phytoene desaturase: MNHSHPDPASDNRAIVIGAGLGGLSAAMRLGAKGYAVTVLDKLDRVGGRGSSVTQGGHRFDLGPTIVTVPQVYENLWAACGRDFHADVDLRPLAPYYEIRWPDGSTFRVNGDTEEMAAEVARLSPGDVKGYRRFLRDSHARYKLGFEGMVARPMHSIWETVKVLPQFAKLRADRSILGLAKARVKDERLRMALSFHPLFIGGDPRKVTSIYALVSYLEKEFGVHYAMGGVQAIADAMADVVRSQGGTIKLNQQVDRIAIADGAAQGVTLHGGQTLSAPLVISNADAGHTYGTLLKDAPRKRWTDAKLKKRRWSMGLFVWYFGTAGTRDKWADVGHHTILSGPRYDGLLRDIFQNGKLADDMSLYVHRPSVTDPSVAPAGGDTFYALSPVPHLGHANPVDWQAEKLRYRDKVAAVLDTLIPGFRDHVTTDLIYTPEDFRDRYLSPHGSGFSLEPRILQSAYFRPHNISEEAKGLFLVGAGTHPGAGVPGVVSSAEVLGKLIPDAPPVPALKMAAE, translated from the coding sequence ATGAATCACAGTCACCCAGATCCCGCCTCCGACAACCGCGCCATCGTCATCGGTGCGGGTCTTGGCGGCTTGTCCGCCGCCATGCGCCTCGGCGCCAAGGGCTACGCCGTCACCGTCCTCGACAAGCTCGACCGGGTCGGCGGGCGCGGCAGTTCGGTCACGCAGGGCGGTCATCGCTTCGACCTTGGCCCGACCATCGTGACGGTCCCGCAGGTCTACGAAAACCTCTGGGCCGCCTGCGGGCGCGACTTTCACGCCGACGTCGATCTGCGCCCGCTCGCGCCCTATTACGAAATCCGCTGGCCGGATGGGTCGACCTTCCGTGTCAATGGCGACACCGAGGAGATGGCCGCCGAAGTCGCCCGCCTGTCGCCCGGCGACGTGAAGGGCTACCGCCGGTTCCTGCGCGACAGCCACGCCCGCTACAAGCTCGGGTTCGAAGGCATGGTCGCCCGCCCCATGCACAGCATCTGGGAGACGGTGAAGGTCCTGCCGCAATTCGCCAAGCTGCGCGCCGACCGCTCGATCCTTGGCCTCGCCAAGGCGCGGGTCAAGGACGAGCGTCTGCGCATGGCCCTGTCGTTCCATCCGCTGTTCATCGGGGGCGACCCGCGCAAGGTCACCTCGATCTATGCGCTGGTCAGCTATCTGGAAAAGGAATTCGGCGTCCACTACGCCATGGGCGGCGTGCAGGCGATTGCCGACGCGATGGCCGACGTGGTGCGGTCGCAAGGCGGCACGATCAAGCTGAACCAGCAGGTCGACCGGATCGCGATTGCGGACGGCGCGGCGCAGGGCGTCACGCTGCACGGCGGCCAGACGCTCTCTGCCCCGCTGGTGATCAGCAACGCCGACGCCGGGCATACCTATGGCACCTTGCTGAAGGACGCCCCGCGCAAGCGCTGGACCGACGCCAAGCTGAAAAAGCGGCGCTGGTCGATGGGCCTGTTCGTCTGGTATTTCGGCACTGCAGGCACGCGGGACAAATGGGCTGACGTGGGCCACCACACAATCCTGTCCGGCCCGCGCTACGACGGTCTGCTGCGCGACATCTTCCAAAACGGCAAGCTGGCCGACGACATGTCTCTCTATGTCCATCGCCCCTCCGTGACCGACCCTTCCGTGGCGCCTGCGGGCGGCGATACCTTCTACGCCCTGTCCCCCGTTCCGCACCTCGGCCACGCCAATCCCGTCGACTGGCAGGCCGAGAAGCTGCGCTATCGCGACAAGGTGGCGGCGGTCCTCGACACGCTGATCCCCGGCTTCCGCGATCACGTCACGACCGACCTGATCTACACGCCAGAGGATTTCCGCGACCGCTACCTCTCGCCCCACGGCTCCGGCTTCTCGCTTGAACCGCGCATCCTGCAATCCGCGTATTTCCGCCCCCACAACATCAGCGAAGAGGCGAAGGGCCTGTTCCTCGTCGGTGCGGGCACCCATCCGGGCGCCGGTGTCCCCGGCGTCGTCTCCAGCGCCGAGGTGCTGGGCAAGCTGATCCCCGACGCTCCCCCTGTTCCCGCACTGAAGATGGCCGCCGAATGA
- the crtA gene encoding spheroidene monooxygenase: MSQTVSLSLYRFTGFRARAWALGMMAFARGPLARTPDIGFWKLCGAGIGHGFTPTANPAVIAILAVWPDAATATARTTEAAIFRRYAHHASESWTVCLTPTSARGQWSGQVPFTATGPAPAGPLAALTRATIRPGILRRFWRRVPRISDMIGADPNVTFKIGIGEVPMLHQVTFSIWPDQAAMDAFARTGPHADAIRAVRREGWFAEELYARFTVLSDHGTWGGTSPLQEVA; encoded by the coding sequence ATGAGCCAGACCGTCAGCCTTAGCCTTTACCGCTTTACCGGCTTTCGCGCCCGCGCCTGGGCGCTTGGCATGATGGCGTTTGCGCGCGGGCCATTGGCGCGAACGCCCGATATCGGGTTCTGGAAGCTGTGCGGCGCGGGAATCGGCCATGGATTCACGCCAACGGCCAATCCTGCCGTGATCGCGATCCTTGCGGTCTGGCCCGATGCTGCGACAGCGACCGCACGGACGACAGAGGCCGCGATCTTTCGCCGCTATGCCCACCACGCCAGCGAATCGTGGACCGTGTGCCTGACGCCCACCAGCGCGCGCGGGCAATGGTCCGGACAGGTGCCCTTTACCGCGACCGGCCCCGCGCCCGCCGGCCCACTTGCGGCGCTGACACGGGCCACGATCCGGCCGGGTATCCTGCGGCGGTTCTGGCGTCGGGTGCCGCGCATTTCGGACATGATCGGGGCCGATCCCAATGTGACCTTCAAGATCGGGATCGGAGAGGTGCCGATGCTGCATCAGGTGACATTCTCGATCTGGCCGGATCAGGCGGCGATGGATGCCTTTGCCCGCACCGGCCCCCACGCCGACGCGATCCGCGCCGTCCGCCGCGAAGGCTGGTTCGCCGAAGAGCTTTACGCCCGTTTCACCGTGCTGTCAGACCACGGCACATGGGGCGGCACATCACCATTGCAGGAGGTCGCATGA